Proteins from a single region of Procambarus clarkii isolate CNS0578487 chromosome 62, FALCON_Pclarkii_2.0, whole genome shotgun sequence:
- the LOC138354249 gene encoding GATA zinc finger domain-containing protein 14-like, translating into MIHTQSQPLRFKHSRNHYDTPRRNRYDTHRRNHYDTHRHIHYDTHSRKHYDMYHGNHYDTHTVATTTIHTVTTTRIHTVATTTLCTVAATTIHTVTTTTIHTDRTTTIHRRNLYDIHRRNYYDTHRRNRYNTHRRNHYDTNHRNNYDTLRRNNYDIYRLNYYDTHCRNYYDTHRHNHYDTHCRNHYDIHRRNYYDTHRRNRYDTHRRNHYDTHTLHNLYDTHCHNHNNTNCRNNYDSHRRNHYDAHYRNHYDTHWHNHNNTHRRNHCDTHRRNHYDAHHRNHYDTHRRNYYDTHRRNYYDTHPHNHYDTHRRNHYDIHRGNHFDTHRRNHYDTHRRNHYDTHHRNHYDTHRRNHYDIYHRNHYDTHRRTHYDTHRRNRYDTHRRNH; encoded by the exons ATGATACACACacagtcgcaaccactacgattcaaacacagtcgcaaccactacgatacaccccGTCGCAAccgctacgatacacaccgtcgcaaccactacgatacacaccgtcacatccactacgatacacacagtCGCAAGCACTACGATATGTATCAtggcaaccactacgatacacacacagtcgcaaccactacgatacacaccgtcacAACCACTAGGATACACACAGTCGCCACCACTACGCTATGTACCGTCGcagccactacgatacacactgtcacaaccactacgatacacaccgacagaaccactacgatacaccgtCGCAATCTCTACGACATACACCGTCGCAactactacgatacacaccgtcgcaaccgcTACAATACACACCGTCGCAATCACTACGATACGAACCATCGCAACAACTACGACACACTCCGTCGCAACAACTATGATATATACCGTCTCAACTATTACGATACACACTGTCGCAactactacgatacacaccgtcacaaccactacgatacacactgtcGCAATCACTACGATATACACCGTCGCAactactacgatacacaccgtcgcaaccgctacgatacacaccgtcgcaatcATTACGATACACACACA CTTCACAACCTCTACGATACACACTGTCACAACCACAACAATACTAACTGTCGCAACAACTACGATtcacaccgtcgcaaccactacgatgctcactatcgcaaccactacgatacacactggCACAACCACAACAATACTCACCGTCGAAACCACTGCGATACACACCGCCGCAACCACTACGATGCTCAccatcgcaaccactacgatacacaccgtcgcaactactacgatacacaccgtcgcaactactacgatacacaccctcacaaccactacgatacacaccgtcgcaaccactacgatatacACCGTGGAAACCACttcgatacacaccgtcgcaaccactacgatacacaccgtcgcaatcACTACGATACTCACCATCGCAACCACTACGAcacacaccgtcgcaaccactatGACATATACCATCGCAACCACTACGACACACACCGTCGcacccactacgatacacaccgtcgcaaccgctacgatacacaccgtcgcaaccactaa
- the LOC138354294 gene encoding probable serine/threonine-protein kinase clkA, whose product MIHTQSQPLRFKHSRNHYDTPRRNRYDTHRRNHYDTHRHIHYDTHSRKHYDMYHGNHYDTHTVATTTMHTVTTTRIHTVATTTLCTVAATTIHTVTTTTIHTDRTTTIHRRNHYDIHHRNYYEAHRRNRYNTHRRNHYDTNHRNNYDTLRRNNYDIYHLNHYDTHHRNHYDTHRRNHYDIYHRNQTDTHRRTHYDTHRRNRYDTHRRNHYDKPRRNHYDTLRRNHYDTHHRNHYDTQRRNRYDTQCRNRYNSHLRHHNDTHRRSHYDTHSGNHYDTHCYNHYDTHRRNHFDILRRSRYDTHRRNH is encoded by the coding sequence ATGATACACACacagtcgcaaccactacgattcaaacacagtcgcaaccactacgatacaccccGTCGCAAccgctacgatacacaccgtcgcaaccactacgatacacaccgtcacatccactacgatacacacagtCGCAAGCACTACGATATGTATCAtggcaaccactacgatacacacacagtcgcaaccactacgatgcACACCGTCACAACCACTAGGATACACACAGTCGCCACCACTACGCTATGTACCGTCGcagccactacgatacacactgtcacaaccactacgatacacaccgacagaaccactacgatacaccgtCGCAATCACTACGATATACACCATCGCAACTACTACGAAGCACACCGTCGCAACCGCTACAATACACACCGTCGCAATCACTACGATACGAACCATCGCAACAACTACGACACACTCCGTCGCAACAACTATGATATATACCATctcaaccactacgatacacaccatcgcaaccactacgacacacaccgtcgcaaccactatGATATATACCATCGCAACCAAaccgatacacaccgtcgcacccactacgatacacaccgtcgcaaccgctacgatacacaccgtcgcaaccactatGATAAACcccgtcgcaaccactacgatacactccgtcgtaaccactacgatacacaccatcgcaaccactacgatacacaacgTCGCAACCGCTACGATACACAATGTCGCAACCGCTACAATTCACACCTTCGACACCAcaacgatacacaccgtcgcagccactacgatacacacagtGGCAACCATTACGATACACACTGttacaaccactacgatacacaccgtcgtaACCACTTCGATATACTCCGTCGCAGccgctacgatacacaccgtcgcaaccactaa
- the LOC138354295 gene encoding GATA zinc finger domain-containing protein 14-like, giving the protein MIHTQSQPLRFKHSRNHYDTPRRNRYDTHRRNHYETHRHIHYDTHSRKHYDMYHGNHYDTHTVATTTIHNVAATTIHTVTTTTIHTDRTTTIHRRNHYDIHRRNYYDTHRRNRYNTHRRNHYDTNHRNNYNTLRRNNYDIYHLNHYDTHRQNHYDTHRLNHYDTHRLNYYNTHRRNYYDTHRHNHYDTHRRNHYDIHRRNYYDTHRRNRYDTHRRNHYDTHTLHNLYDTHCHNHNNTNCRNNYDSYRRNHYDAHYRNHYDTHWHNHNNTHRRNHCDIHRRNHYDAHHRNHYDTHRRNYYDTHRRNYYDTHPHNHYDTHRRNHYDIHRGNHFDTHRRNHYGTQSRNHYDTTTTIHRRNHYDIHRRNYYDAHRRNRYNTHRRNHYDTNHRNNYDTLRRNNYDIYHLNHYDTHRQNHYDTHRLNHYDTHRLNYYDTHRRNYYDTHRHNHYDTHRRNHYDIHRRNYYDTHHRNRYDIHRRNHYDTHTVATTTIHTQSQPLRYTHSPNHYDTHCHNRYDTHRRNHYDAQLHNLYDTHCHNHNNTNCRNNYDSHRRNHYDAHYRNHYDTHWHNHNNTHRRNYYDTHRRNYYDTHRRNYYDTHRRNRYESHRRHHNDTHSRSHYDTHSRNHYDTHRRNHFDILRRNRYDTHHRNH; this is encoded by the exons ATGATACACACacagtcgcaaccactacgattcaaacacagtcgcaaccactacgatacaccccGTCGCAAccgctacgatacacaccgtcgcaaccactacgaaaCACACCGTCACATCCACTATGATACACACAGTCGCAAGCACTACGATATGTATCAtggcaaccactacgatacacacacggtcgcaaccactacgatacacaacgTCGcagccactacgatacacactgtcacaaccactacgatacacaccgacagaaccactacgatacaccgtCGCAATCACTATGATATACACCGTCGCAactactacgatacacaccgtcgcaaccgcTACAATACACACCGTCGCAATCACTACGATACGAACCATCGCAACAACTACAACACACTCCGTCGCAACAACTATGATATATACCATctcaaccactacgatacacaccgtcagaaccactacgatacacaccgtttAAACCACTATGATACACACCGTCTCAACTATTAcaatacacaccgtcgcaactactacgatacacaccgtcacaaccactacgatacacaccgtcgcaatcACTACGATATACACCGTCGCAactactacgatacacaccgtcgcaaccgctacgatacacaccgtcgcaatcATTACGATACACACACA CTTCACAACCTCTACGATACACACTGTCACAACCACAACAATACTAACTGTCGCAACAACTACGATTCTtaccgtcgcaaccactacgatgctcactatcgcaaccactacgatacacactggCACAACCACAACAATACTCACCGTCGAAACCACTGCGATATACACCGCCGCAACCACTACGATGCTCAccatcgcaaccactacgatacacaccgtcgcaactactacgatacacaccgtcgcaactactacgatacacaccctcacaaccactacgatacacaccgtcgcaaccactacgatatacACCGTGGAAACCACttcgatacacaccgtcgcaaccactacggTACTCaaagtcgcaaccactacgatac aaccactacgatacaccgtCGCAATCACTACGATATACACCGTCGCAACTACTACGATGCACACCGTCGCAACCGCTACAATACACACCGTCGCAATCACTACGATACGAACCATCGCAACAACTACGACACACTCCGTCGCAACAACTATGATATATACCATctcaaccactacgatacacaccgtcagaaccactacgatacacaccgtttAAACCACTATGATACACACCGTCTCAACTattacgatacacaccgtcgcaactactacgatacacaccgtcacaaccactacgatacacaccgtcgcaatcACTACGATATACACCGTCGCAACTACTACGATACACACCATCGCAATCGCTACGATATACACCGTCGCAATCATTACGATACACACACAGTCGCAAccactacaatacacacacagtcgcaaccactacgatacacacacagtcccaaccactacgatacacactgtcacaaccgctacgatacacaccgtcgcaaccactatGATGCTCAGCTTCACAACCTCTACGATACACACTGTCACAACCACAACAATACTAACTGTCGCAACAACTACGATtcacaccgtcgcaaccactacgatgctcactatcgcaaccactacgatacacactggCACAACCACAACAATACTCACCGTCGAAactactacgatacacaccgtcgcaactactacgatacacaccgtcgcaactactacgatacacaccgtcgcaaccgcTACGAATCACACCGTCGACACCACAACGATACACACAGTCGcagccactacgatacacacagtcgcaaccactacgatacacaccgtcgtaACCACTTCGATATACTCCGTCGCAACCGCTACGATACACACCATCGCAACCACTAa